In Zunongwangia sp. HGR-M22, the sequence AGTTTTGCAGGATCCCGAAAATCCTGGGAGTATAGATTCGCAGGTAAATATTCATATAGATGGTTTTTTTGACCTGGGAGGAGACGTAGAGGTTTTGCTGAAAGAAATTGATAACGGAAAACAAAGTAAAATAGATAGCTCTTCTTATTCCATTGGTTACTTAAAAGAAGTTTCTGGGGATAATGCGCAGTTTATAGAAGAATCTTTACAACTTTTTTTAAATTCTGTTGTTAATGATATTGAAGCATTGTATCTTCATTTTAAATCAAGTTCTTTTGAAGAAATTCGGCAAATTGCACATAAAATAAAACCATCTTTTTCAATGGTTGAAAATAATAAAGGTGTAGAGCTTTGTGATAGAATCACTTATAAGGTCAAAGACGAAGATTTGGAAAAGCTAATTGAAGAGTTACATGCTGAATTTTTAAAGATTCAAAATTCAATTAAAAAGGATTACCCCAATTTAAACCTATAAAAATGAAGAAGATTTTAGTTATCGAAGACAACCTAATGGTTATAAAATCTCTTCAGTTTAAGCTCTCCAAAGACGGGTATGAAGTTATTATTGCCCCCGATGGAAGAGAAGCTATGAAGCTTTTAAAAA encodes:
- a CDS encoding Hpt domain-containing protein, whose product is MNTDIQISKLILIIHKNFTSIEPIYLRFTKEGYQCLYASNGLEAIKKLGNKDIFALLVEENTSPLNAYQTINYIFTELKMSPFNVVLQDPENPGSIDSQVNIHIDGFFDLGGDVEVLLKEIDNGKQSKIDSSSYSIGYLKEVSGDNAQFIEESLQLFLNSVVNDIEALYLHFKSSSFEEIRQIAHKIKPSFSMVENNKGVELCDRITYKVKDEDLEKLIEELHAEFLKIQNSIKKDYPNLNL